The following is a genomic window from Malus sylvestris chromosome 12, drMalSylv7.2, whole genome shotgun sequence.
CAAGAACTGCAACCGATGAACATTACTACAATATTAACTTTAGGTGTCGGATGATGGTGGCGGTTTAATAAGCCATTATGGTGGCGGTTTAATAAGTCATTCAGTTAGTGTCGGATAACAATAAAATCCTATCGGTTACATCCGACATAAATTCCTGGCGGATATTTAGTGTTGGATGCAACCgccataaaattattataaccgccaatatttttgaattctttttttttttttaatttttttaacatattCCAGCGGgttttaagttaatggtggctTATAACCGatagaaattaattattttattattttgatttctgacggttattattttagtattttaacggttataaccgacaaaaattgactatttattattttaaaatattatattgattaaaataaataaataaacacatagtttaaatatctttctttttttcattcatGGACCTATGGGATACTAATCTGCAGGACCTATAGTCCTTTCCGTCATTTCCCTTCAAATGATAATCATATACAGTTTtcgcttttttctttttgttcttgatTGGCTTCTCCCTGACCATTTCTCATTTACATCCCCAAACCTTCGAATTTCCTATAAACTCAAGATCAATGTTGCCGATCTTGATATATTTTTCATACATCATATAAATTAAACAACATTGAGACATATCGAATTGGAGATCATACACAATTTGATATGTAAAGTAtataatatttttgttaaatttactTTAAATAACCGCATTTTCAGAagttgttttcttttcaatctCCTTTTCAATATGTACTCCAAACCAAAGAGTATACAACTCTCCAAAATATTTTTCTGTGTAAATCCTTCATATAACTTTACTTTTTTACTCACTAAATCGGAGAACTTACAGTTTGTACAACTTTCATTATCACATCTCAGTCTCagctccgccgtagcacgatattgtctgctttgggccccggccacactctcacggttttgtttctgagaactcacacgagaacttcccagtgggtcacctatcctgggaatgctcttacccgaactcgcttaactttgaagttcTAATGGAATCCAAagctagtgagttcccaaaaagtcTTGTGCTAAATGGAGGtgtgtatgtacatataaggcacatcaccccctcttcgTTGGTCGATGTGCGATGTTACAGTCCACCCCCTTAGGGCCCGACGTCTTCGTCAGCACACTCGCACCACACATCAgagtggctttgataccaatctgtcacatcccagtctcagttctgccgtagcacgatattgtctgctttgggccccggccACGCCTTCActattttgtttctaggaactcactcgagaacttcccaatgggtcacccatcttaggaATGCTCTCGTCCGAACTCGCtcaacttcagagttccgatggaatccgaagccagtgagttcccaaaatgtcTCGTGCTAAATGGAGGTgggtatgtacatataaggcacatcaccccctcttcgttggtcgatgtgggatgttacactcaTGGTCTAGATTAAGATAAtagataatttaaaaaatatttaaaaaaaataaagtatcaGCTTCTAGATTAAGATTACAGAtaactcaaaaattaaaaatataaaaaattaaattaaaatttttgtttAGAGATAAGGTTTTACATTTTCACATCTAGATGCAATGTAATCGGTATCAGACACATCTGGcgattattattttagtattctgatggttataaccaacataaattgactattttattattttaaaatgttaaattgattaaaaataaaggaaaactaatgaaaagagcttgaaaactttgagttttaatgataaggacaaaataaagcgtaaagtgaatagtaccaggattgactttttagtgtgaaaatgtggtttttcgttaaagtgaacagtaccgggtgcttttcgttaaagttccctaaaaataaatatataaacacatggtctaaatttttttttcactcatggccctgtcggatataaccgacatgaacaaagtaaaaaatcatcaaaatcggagttaaaataaccgttaaattgtgatttttcgtttataaccgtccaaaacttttgttctgttacctaaaatctaaatgtttttttttttttgtgattttttacatatgcgatctcggaatgtgtacaaacaagtttgacggttagatcgttgaaaaaagtttcatagaatgcatatcgcgtcaaaacggtagattaaacaaacactttgagttaatattatacttccatcaagtataaaataagatttagtggtatccacttgtgtaaatattttaaattgaagattgaattcattcaatgcattcttatagggtcgaggagtgtagctgtaaaaattcatcaaaatcggaggtaaaataactgttaaattgtgatttttcgtttataaccataaaAAACTTTTATTcggttacctaatctctgaaatttttattttttctttttctttttttttgcgatttttatgtatgcgatcttgtagtatttacaaacaagtttgacggttagatcattgaaactagtttcgtaaaatgcatATTTccgttaaatttgcctaaatttttAAGTGGaaaaagtaatttgtgctaaatttttatttatgtttttcaagtattgattagacaatatttagtttatgtgatgacattttcattgtacaattatctttttgtttctttattaaaccaaacaattatttatttaatttttaaaaacgtattctatttaaatacatattatttatttatttaatcaaacaattattattttattttttaaaattgtaacaaaattttggggggggagggaatttaaaattttggtaggGAATTTTGGAAGGATTTTGCCTCCATTttttttctgtcggttataatctATAGTAATGAAAAATTTTGTCCATTTTAACAACTAGTAATGAAATTTTCCAGAATAAAACATCTCAATCTCTTCCTTGCAACTGTGCCTTCTCCCTTCCCCCTTCCTTTCCCCCTTTTTTCCAAACTCCAAACCCGAAATAATAATTCCTTCACATTTCTGCCCGTCGACTGCATCACCTACAATCTCCAGTCTGCAACTTCAGAAGATCGAGTGAAAGTTTCAGAGCGATAGAAATTACAAGATGGCGGGAAGTGGAAGGGGGTCGAGGTTCTCACTCCTGCTGCTCCCTCTGTTGATTTCTTTCTCCATGCTGCCCTGCATATCTATCTCTTACAAGCCAGGCGACATCGTCCCCATGAGCAAGATGGGCCTTTGTCACTTTTTGCgtactctctctctaaaatattTATTCAATTTCGGCTCAATTTTAATGGGTTTTGTTCAAATTTAATGGGTTCTGTTTAATTTTTAATGGGTTTTGTGCAATTTCGCAGTTTCAGATGAAAACCGAATGGCATGATATGATCGGTCGAAACTGCCCAATTTTTGCCGTGAATCGTGAGGTAAATATAGGGTTTATTTCTTGGTGATTTTACATGGGTAGTAAATTTTTGTTGTGTATAAATTTGTACGTGTTAGTTCCTCTAGTGAAGCCGATGGGCTATACAGGAGCTGATGCTTATAAAATGTAAATATATCGGTAGTAAATTTTTGTTGTGTATAAATTTGTAGGTGTTAGTTCCTCTAGGTGTTAGAttcctcatttccttctccttcttttcgCTCCGATGAGGAAATCTATTAGTTTGAATTCTAGTAACCGTGACAGTTTTGGTGTGCCCATACAAATTCTTCCATTGTCAAACATGTTGTCATCAGAGAGGAAGGATTTGAAACATAGGTTGAATATGGAAAATGCAGTGAATGCAGGGAATATGGAAAATGcagaaaattatttatattttttttattattaatatattttttgtcggttttatccgacaagaatgcttttatttattcttattaATAAATTCTCCGTCGGTTATATTCAACACAAGTTCTATCGGTTTTAGTATTTTCTGTCAGTTTTAGCCGACACAAatgctcttatttattcattattaatatattctctATTGGTTATATTCGATACAATTTCTAttggttttagagtattttctctGTCGGTTATATTCGACACAATTTCTGttggttttagagtattttctgttAGAAAATTTATTTCCTGACGCTGGTACTTCTGTCACTTATTATATCCGccactgcatccattttctattggatttttttacttaaaattCGACAGTAATATATGTTTCTTGTCGGTTATCATAACGACACTAATAAATGGTTTTGTAGTAGTGGAATATAAAGTCTACAAAATGCATGATAGGGCACTTATGCAACTCATTACTGCAATACTGTCCTCCATCTGATGCAGTTTCTTGTGCAATTAGCAGTACAAGTGCAAGGGATTTATGGATTAGACTTCAAGAACAGTTTGATGTTCTGAGTAAAACTACTATCTTTCAAATGAAGTCAAATCTTCAGACCATCAAGAAAGGCACTGATTCTATAACTCAACTTGTTAAGAATTAAGGAAGCAAGAGATTTTCTTGCTGTTGCTGGAGTCACATTTGCAGATGCGGACATTGTTATTCTTGCTCTTAATGGCTTGCCATCCGAGTTCAACACCTTTAGATGTGTGATTCGTGGCAGAGACCTCAGAGAATTTCGATCTCAATTGACTGATTTGAACCAAAACAATGTTGTTGGTAGTGGAAAGTTTAAGAAAGGTAGCAGTGTTTCAGGcagggagagaagaagaagattatGCCATCGAGAGAGGAATGCTAGTGCTAGGACGACAATTGGGGTTGTGaaatgtttttgttgttgttgtagacgacaaagaaatagaagaaaacCCTGGCACGTAAGGAAAATCTAGACGAGTGATACCATGTACAATTATGATTCCATGTATTGATATGTAGaaaatattacaatatataTGGTTATATTAATCTCTATTTAAGTAGGAATCCTACACTAATTACAGTTGAAAATTCTATTCCTATATTACTGTTGACCTAAAAACTACTTGCCCTACGTGGTGCACATAACAAAtagctaatgagctaactacgtcattcggttgaatgGAAGGCGTGGCAACTTGACGACTGAGCTCGGTCGGTGAGTAAATGAATGTGGTGCTAATGGTGTCGAATACACTACTGATTTCTTACCCGAGCGATCGCAGTATAGGAAGGAACTCGTTTTAACCTTTGAgttttagagcctgaagacaaggctactagtcaCTGCGAAGTTCAAGGATCGTCGACACCTGGTTCGATTGCTTCAATtatatttgtgaaaatataAGTGTGCTAAATCAGTACTAACTAaggacacaaatactcaaaagagATAAGTGTTTTGActgtaaatgtggttcggcagtcgaaatgtcaaattttaaaatgcATTTATGAATATCCAATCATCAAATTggttcggctttcaatgtgccaaaCACCataacctggtaacacctcactcgCTGAgaagctaatgagatgacctatTTCAACAATGACTAAGAGATTCCTTGTTGAGCAAGACTTGGATATATAGCCAACCAAACTAGGAGTAGTGCTGTTTCTACAAACTGGAAGGTGCTCCTCGATCACTTGATTTACGGCTCCATTGTTGTTTCTACATACTCTAAGATGTCACCGGTTGTATAGTCACATAGATGTTTATATAACTGAAAGATATGCTTGACAAAGTAAGGGCGTTAGTATTTTTCTCAAAGGTTTGAGAGGGTTTTGTGTAGagtgagaatttgcgcagggattttgtgtgttgaattgaagggGCTTTGAATGTTGCAGATCCTTTTCTATTTATAGGAGtgatttttacctttttccGAAGTAGAATCCCACCTGGATTGTATTTCGTCAGCATTCCTTGATCCAAACTATCAAGTAAACCTAATCCCTTTGTTAAATTCGGCCACTCATTCATGACTTAGAACTCTGCACCTAGTCCTTTCAATGTATTTAATTCATTCCTGATCCTGATTAGTTTCGAACCTAGATTTTTGGAATAGTATGAATCTTAATAATGCACATCCCAGTCTCCAATATTCCTACTTGATTCAGGACTTAACCGAATCCAATCTTGACTCTCAAAGAATCCAACAGACTAGGATTTGGCTAACTCACTTTGGGCTGGACTTCTGCCTCAAAAAGATAATCCTGGGAATTCAAGGTTTTTCACTTTGGGCTGAGCCCAAATCACACTCGGCCCAAGCCCACTATTTTGGGTCCAAAATATTGCGTTCTACAATCACGGAAAATATTCCTGATGAATtgatgggaactttaacaaaaagcttctagtactgtttactttaacgaaaaaccacatttttacactaaaaagttaatcatggtactattcactttaccctttattttgtccttatcgttaaaactcaaagttttcaagccattttcattagttttccttgaaTTAATTATATTCTAACAAAAGGTCATACGTGACAATGGCAACCAACCATGGCCATTGACCCTTTTTTATAGTGGTCTAAGCTGGCATGGTTGCACCCAGTGGGCATTTTCGCACCCTCATGGATGTGTGAGGGCCTACAAGTTTGCTTCGGATCGGTCTCTAGGACTACTGAATAAcaatttctttgattttcatgcaacggttaaaccacgtcaatatcttatattgattttttttgtagaaacaaaaagacaaaaaacaaaaagtgagAAGAAGGGAAAGAAGGGGATGAGAATATGACAGCATAGAATCCTACTCAATTTTCAGGGCTTATTACGTGTGAGGGAAACAGATATAttattccttcattttttttacatttcaaCTCCATCCCCATTTCCCTTGCAGAAGATTGATTTAATTATCTAAGAAGCTGTTATCCAGTTGAAAGATTCGAACCTCATTTATCAAAAATCAAAAGGTATATAAAAGCCAGCCCGGATATACCTTACGatttacaaaaatacaaaaaaaaaacaaaaaaaacaaaaaacaaaaaaaacaaaaaaacaaaaaagggctAGCTAATCAGTAACTCCAAAGTAGTAACTGTGGGCTTGTTTGTCCTTGATGTAAACAAGCATTCATTGAGCAGCTACGGGTAATGATAGAATTGAGTAAAGCTTTCTCCGTATCCAGTGGCGGATCTAGGATTTTAATTTAGGGTGGTCCCAACATACCTTGCACTTGTGAGAAACGCACAGATTGTAGAATATATTGTTTACACCTTCCAAAGGCAAAGGCTGCGGCTTGATCAACTCACTATACTCTAGGAAATAGTCCCTGCAATTCCACTACCACCTCAAGTTCAGAAAACAAGCACGGAAACAATATTGAAAGAAAGCACAGATTTTTACACACCCTTTTAGCATCACAAACTAGTTGTACACTCCAATTCACAATACATTACACAAAAACATATGAGACGAATATCGTAGAATAGAACCTGCTTAAATTTAAGTTCTCATTTTGAATTGGAGTGTTCAACTAATTGATAACAACTAGTATGTGAAATTCTGTGTAAAAAGTCCATCGTAATTAGTAAAGACAGCCACCAAATTTAAGTTCTCATTTTGAATTGGAGTGTACACGGTGTAACCAAAGGTTTTGTTCTAATTAGGGCATTTTAGTGATGCTCTGTTCATTGGCCTTCATTGAAAAGTATGCACTTATTACACTCAGCCAAATGCCACACGATTGGAAGACAAAATTACAGAGAGTAACGAAGCAGGTTCAATCCCTTAATGTGTATAGCCAACACATTACACAAAAATACGAAACGAATATCGAAAGAAAGCACCGATCTTCAGCCACCCATTTAACATCAAAAACTAGTTCTATGCTCCAATTCACAATATACAGCCAACACATTACACACACTACCACTTCTTTAGTTAATCTACTCTCTTTCAGACCAAAGATCAAACATTTCATAAGCATAAATTTCCTCTGCTCTCGGACCCCAGCCACCTACACATTCATGATTCATATATACTAACACAGACACAGTAACACTATCAGATAGTGGATCTGTGGATGGCAAAATTATTTAATGGACAGAGACTTCACAGAGTCAAAGAGAGTACAATTACAAAGTACAAACCTCTTTGACCAAGAAGAAGAGGACTAGCGGCTAGCCTCCAGAGTCCAGACCAGAGCTTTACACGGAGAACAGAGATGTCGTCGCCCCGCTCGTCGGTGCAAGTTGCAACGGTGAACATAAACTAGAGTGCAGGTGCAGCAGAGAGTTGATCGATGCTTAAGGAACAGGAGCGGGCCGAGCGGCAAGATTAGGTATTATTGAAGTGAAGGTTCTGATTGCTGAAGGAGCTGATCGTGTGAAGGTTCTCACATGAGTgaggtttcaaatttttttaatgacttggctcaaaacgacgtcgttttggccacgtcattttgaaattttttttggctttcttcttctcttcctgaAACGCACAGCTTGCAGCAGCCACCATGGCTGCTGTTCTTCTCCATCACTGCCCAGACTAGGGTGGTCCTTGAAGATCCTCACAGCCATTTTTCCGAGCTTCGGGTGGTCCCGGGACCACCCTGGTCCCTTAATAGATCCGCCCCTGTCCGTATCTACATTAAGACAACCTCGCTTGACAAGTGAGACCATGTAGTTCATGAAAAATGAATCACATGGCAATGTGATAGGCTCACTACTTGAGAGTCCAAACTCTTCCTCTGATATCTTGAAAAGCTCTTGAAAAATGTGGTTAGAGAGATAGGATAACGGCAGCACAAAACGCCTCTTGTCTATGGTATATACCACGAAATTTCCTTTTTCACTCACTTTATTAGATGTTGTACTTTTGACTACATTGTTCCCACCTTCTCTCGGGTATGCAATCGCTTTCCACTCCATAAAAATTCACTTCTCCCACTTCATAGCATACTTAATGAGCTTCTCGGGGCTGAGCATCGTAGAGTCCATGCTAAACGAAGATACGACCTAgagaaaaaagaagggaaaaagtACTTCGAAATATTTTCCAGAATGCAGAATTACTAGTTCTGTTGGTTTGAGAGCTACGGTGGTGTTTCcttcatttatatatattttcaccTGAAACCTCAGACAAACTTTTAATATTCGTAGTTTTCTTAGGGGTGTAATTTTCGCTGTAGAGCCGTATGTGATTAATGATATTAGATGTTAAGTTCCGTCCTCGCTAACTATTTTTTGGTCAAGAAGATACTTGGTTAAAATACTATTAGTGGAGAAAATTATATAGTATTCCCTTGTGGAGAAAGTTCCGATGTGCAGCAACTATACGCATCTTTGGATATTACTATGAATTATATTACGTTATATCTTGTTGAATAAAGACACATATCTTGGCAGTCGGTTATTTCTATGATTTAGTTATTTCGACACAAGATTTTTGAGTTCCAAAGTACTCTTTTGATTTTTCGATAATGTTATTCAATTGTACCTTTGCTAGTTGGAAATCCGGAGAATGATAATACCAACGACTTAGCGTCCTCCACTCTTATCATAAAAGACTatttcatattatttatttatttatttagtttattAGGAGAAAACTAAGGGCATGTTTTATAAGGAATAGAAACTGTAGAATTATTTTAATTCTTGAGTTTTACTATATTATGGGTAAATGAATCATTTCATTCCGTAATTTTTTTTGCTCTTACTTGCAAAGTAAGGAATCGAAAAAGTCAAGTCTATCCTTAAAATCCataatcaaatacataaaaatCAAGAATTAGATTGAATAGGGGACGAGTTGATTTGATTCCCTTTCCTTCTCCTATTTTATTAAGCTTTCCAATTCATTCTTTTTCCCATTTCTATTAAGTAAACATCTCGCGTGTCAAGATTTCAAGGTTGGGCATGTGGTTCACTACTGATTGAGGTGAAATATGTCCTAACTTAATCACTTTTATTAGGTTTTATCACAAAGactttagtgttattagttagAACCATTCATTTATAGGTAgtaataaatattaaaacaatAGCAAGGTTAGGAACCATTCATTTATAACTATCAAgtttaaaataaatagaaaacttcattttaattcttggcaaaaatgacttttagattaaaactatgagtaagatcaaaatctaattttagtcccttgatacattaataacctcatttattaattatattttggcCTAGTGCCTTTCTTTTCTATGAAGTTCTGcccttaaccaaaaaaaaaaaaaaaaaaaatttcattttttttaaaataaattgagaTTGCATTCTTCAATAACAAACTATATATACGTCATGTTTCCTTTTTGCGACACAACTTCTGAACTATGCTACTGGAAAAACAAATTAGTGAAATAGATATGCAACTATAgaacttaaaaataataattaaagttGAGAAGCATCGCAGGGCCATCCTGGTCCCCAGCATATAGCTAGTTCCGCCCTTAGTTTTGTCTTTGTGTGTCCTAGTAATTAACCAACTGATACGATCTGCTTGTAATCTATATAGTAACAAACTGCTAAGATATCAATCTGCCCTTAAACCACAAGACATAAATATTGCATAGTTTTTCAAACAGTATCCAATAACAGTAATCAATAAGTAAGTATTGAATTGTTCTACATCGAAAATCACTACACCCAAAATAGTACAAAACTAACGGATTGTCTGAAGtgcctaaatatatatatatatatataggaaaccaATACCGTTGCTTTCCATACATCTGCACAGTACGAAGTAACAACATTTACCATTCAAGCTATAAAGGAAACCAATACCGTTGCTTTCCATCCATCTGCACAGTACGAAGTAACAACATTTACCATTGAAGCTAGAAAAATATTTCAAGAATttattctcttcttttctctaGCTCATATCtcatatctcatatcatcatggACATGATCGTTACGAGTCCCAAGAGACTCATGAAAATGGCTAGGAAATTGCAGAAGACAGCTGATATGGGGAGGAAGAAAATTTCAAACCCAAGAGTAGTTGGTAACAACTCCAATAATACAGACTGCAACTCGATGGGCGAAAAGGGTACTTTTGTCATCTACACTGTTGATAAGAAGCGTTACGTGCTACCATTATCTTATCTGCATAACTGCATTTTCCAAAAGCTTTTTAAGCTGTCCGAAGAAGAATTTGGACTCTCAAGTAGTAGGCCTATCATCGTGCCATGTGACTCGCTCTTCATGAATTACATAGTCTCACTCCTCCAACGTGGAATAACTACGGATTTGGAGAAAGCTTTACTGATCAACTCTACCATTAGTAGTAGCTGCTTCATTGGTTCTACTAATTTATATAAAGGCAAAACAGGACAACAATTACGAGTCCTTTCCGGTTACTGATCACCtaatttctttgtatttttgtaAATAATCTCTGTCAGGCATCCTTATGTATACAATTCATATACTGTGTTGTATTTTGGAAACTGAGAAAAAAGGATTTTTCCTTATATTGTTGCCCCTCTAATGTTATGTTCCATCATAATTAACTAAAGTATTGAAAACCGTCATATTGATCACCGTGTAGTTCTTATATTTGATAGTTGATCCTAATTTCTGTTCCTAGGCGGCCTGAGTTTATTTGTTATTCCTCCAATTATATAGGCGGAATTGGAGGAACCCTAATCACTATATTAAGGATGTCCCTGCTTTCGTAAAATACACGTTCCATTCCGAGCAAACCCTATTATTGCTAGAACACTTCCGCTTGTTGAAAGTAGAAGACTCTTTTGTCCTCCGCAAGAGCCATGTCTTGCGTATTCCAAAGATAAATCAATTGCAATTTTGGTTTATCAAATCCATTATCCTTATGTCTTGTTGttcttatgatttcataaatatCTTACAGTTCAATCCATGTGCTTTTTATTTAccataaaatgaaaattaaagaaTGCTAACAATCTTCTCATTTGAACATTTTCGGGTCTAATTCTCATCCTATAATGTTGCACAATTATCCAAATCGTTTAACCTCGATGGGATAATTAATTTAGGTGATTGACATTTTAATCCACCAAATAAATTAGCATTTTAACTCCTGCCCTGTTCAACCAAGATAAAACTTAAAAGGAAATGAcaattagtactacggtctaatggtactgctcttcacttgtaagtgagaggtcctTCGTTTCATTCACGCCAAAAGCAAATTCTAACCAAATTCTTATGGCTAATGAGGATTTGCAACTAATTAACAAAGTCCAATGAATTGGATTATGATAAAAACAAAAGATTACTTAGACATGAACATTAGCAATTGGAACTTAAGAATATTGTGTCCAACGAGATTAGGTGTGACCTATGTACCAAAAAAGAGATAGGAATAGACTATTACAGAGAACCTGTATTGACCATTTAAGACCTCTTATATATTTCAATGTTCTTCTATTTTTCCCACGAGAGTCCTACATGGCAAGTATCACTACTAGGAGTAACTTTTTGGGCGACAAAGGGGAAAGTGTCGTGCAATGGTCAAAACCGTCACCGGAAACATTGAACGGCAAGAGAGCGTCACGCAAATTCTGTTGCACAAAGCTCGTGACGTTAGTCGTTGTGCGACGGAGGAAAACTCTTCGTCGCTCAAAATGAAGATTGTGCGACGGAACTGGTGGTCGTTGCTCGTACCGAGCGACGAAACTAGGTTTCAACCCCCAAATTCTTGCGCGATGGACATACGGATTTGACCCACAAACTCTTGCGCAATGGACATGCCGGTTCAACCCATAAACTGTTGCGCGATGGACATGCATGTTCAACCCATAAACTCTTGCGCGAAGGATATAGAGGTTGTCACAGTAAGAttttaaaattagttttttaaataatttattatttatttataaattagttttttttaataatttattattatttttttttcgtttatgtaaaaatgaatttaatgaaattaaaaatagaaaatataaagacgaatattgattaaaaaattattgtaaatgtacatacaatggaaaaaaagtatttttaaatttgaaa
Proteins encoded in this region:
- the LOC126592135 gene encoding auxin-responsive protein SAUR64-like, with the protein product MEWKAIAYPREGGNNVVKSTTSNKVSEKGNFVVYTIDKRRFVLPLSYLSNHIFQELFKISEEEFGLSSSEPITLPCDSFFMNYMVSLVKR
- the LOC126592136 gene encoding auxin-responsive protein SAUR68-like yields the protein MDMIVTSPKRLMKMARKLQKTADMGRKKISNPRVVGNNSNNTDCNSMGEKGTFVIYTVDKKRYVLPLSYLHNCIFQKLFKLSEEEFGLSSSRPIIVPCDSLFMNYIVSLLQRGITTDLEKALLINSTISSSCFIGSTNLYKGKTGQQLRVLSGY